The proteins below are encoded in one region of Pelecanus crispus isolate bPelCri1 chromosome 4, bPelCri1.pri, whole genome shotgun sequence:
- the CD8B gene encoding T-cell surface glycoprotein CD8 beta chain, which yields MARLWLHLCICLQIPGFCANLLLSQTPEHILAQTNNKTEIICELNKEHAGVYWYRWNQERQNFEFLVFLNLLGKATYGANISQDKFSVHGATSHTSYSLHISRLQASDNGTYYCSVSQSFQLLLGSGTWLGVVDVLPPPPKSTQAPLSKKPMRCLTKSKAAGKKGACNPLIWVPLAASVLVLLLTLVPTAYRLHRLRRRLWLRIHRR from the exons ATGGCCCGGCTGTGGCTCCATCTCTGCATCTGCCTCCAGATCCCAG GTTTCTGTGCAAATCTACTTTTATCCCAGACTCCAGAGCATATTTTAGCCCAAACTaacaataaaacagaaatcatCTGTGAGCTGAATAAGGAGCATGCCGGGGTGTACTGGTACCGCTGGAACCAGGAGAGGCAAAATTTTGAGTTCTTGGTATTTTTGAACCTGTTGGGCAAAGCCACGTATGGCGCAAATATCAGCCAGGACAAGTTTAGTGTCCATGGAGCGACTTCCCACACTTCCTACAGCCTGCACATCAGCCGCCTCCAAGCCTCGGACAACGGCACCTACTACTGCTCGGTCTCCCAgtccttccagctcctcctgggcAGCGGGACATGGCTCGGTGTGG TTGATGTTTTGCCTCCGCCTCCGAAGAGCACTCAGGCACCACTCTCCAAAAAGCCCATGCGGTGCTTAaccaaaagcaaagctgctggCAAGAAAG GTGCCTGCAACCCCCTGATCTGGGTCCCCTTGGCCGCCAGCGTCCTGGTTCTCCTGCTGACCCTGGTCCCCACCGCCTACCGCCTCCACC GTCTGCGGCGGAGGCTGTGGCTTCGCATCCACAGGCGGTAA
- the LOC104036292 gene encoding uncharacterized protein LOC104036292 — protein MEGDCDQREGRTSWHHQPCLRCGENAFKFLVAGFALLSGMCIALSSQHAQLTHQHLRQKVSRSHLERHPDTWATAQHRVRRYTKIGTDWPWSQAHIKYTGSMGLNSNKGLNLSTVVMHGTEVYLENEWSWDSTNRLPQLLGKVGQEIKVGCRVINGSTHQRVTQISVTEVKTKKNQKKNCAVEKLDCWCNFTLVQPVFVVCLWAHNSVGLSFKFKINTTMRSFAAIKISKCHFLAWHAAQYAEVGNQVKLEIKYSQESITDPMQIDGTTVTIAAPNGRKWVVPVNCLHESKMLNRSELGPEVSWYNQDYGRCPHLIINLQVWCRGNLSIEMSPELGGKWWIGGPEGFKKEFTIIAVLRPFVSKIGPYVVKQNHIQELLTGPVRSLKKVVLSLSTVNISSIRPHCSPFLSTLNTGWLAWLHSRSIQQTRARRDLLATALGGGGAGLGVLNSMNVEVLANKLEAVTSGVQGLLNPLNSSLASLGMGQWLVSEVLPTWEQISEKDHEVLLQALGIEQNNVSLALSCIQAQMWVQSVVAGILRDGDNGILPTEIRKIVWDSATEKERQLQAWWRLVNFTHDQVLNAVIAHVLTVAEARIEKVYPIVALGVNTNGSVVYPLDHRMWARVSDGKWQSVDLEACILERGLGFICEDDALKASDVCFDTKEGVCHFEINPQSSNKTVLAYVGKGCVCFRTMCKYVQINDIYNHTVFNDSNMCACNVAIIRGCDFVYKPPVFTSQLLIRNYTLYRSITPTPIGMDLSLVKEMLEHANLQQLLENAKAEAKKILITVHHDGNVIKQVMERIKRVGEHHWWEIFFGWSPTATGIFNMLLHPIVVILLMQICMCFAMVVTCYWMRQVKLCIDNQVKGLGLAKRLLP, from the coding sequence atggaaggCGATTGTGACCAGCGGGAAGGGCGAACTTCGTGGCATCACCAGCCCTGTTTGCGCTGCGgggaaaatgctttcaaatttcTGGTTGCAggatttgctttgctttctggtaTGTGCATAGCGCTGAGCAGCCAACATGCTCAACTAACCCATCAGCATCTCAGACAAAAAGTCAGTCGTTCCCACTTAGAAAGGCACCCCGACACATGGgccacagcccagcacagggtTAGAAGGTACACAAAAATTGGGACCGATTGGCCTTGGTCTCAAGCTCACATAAAATATACAGGAAGCATGGGATTAAATTCTAACAAAGGTTTAAATTTGTCAACGGTGGTTATGCACGGAACGGAGGTGTACTTGGAAAATGAGTGGAGCTGGGATAGCACAAACAGACTTCcacagctgctggggaaggtgggACAAGAAATAAAGGTAGGGTGCAGGGTAATTAATGGATCCACTCACCAGCGAGTAACTCAAATCTCCGTAACCGAAGTAAAAACTaagaagaatcagaaaaaaaactgtgCTGTGGAAAAATTGGACTGTTGGTGCAATTTTACTTTGGTCCAGCCAGTCTTTGTGGTCTGCCTCTGGGCGCACAACAGCGTGGGGCTGTCCTTTAAATTCAAGATTAACACCACGATGCGCTCCTTTGCTGCCATTAAGATCTCAAAGTGCCATTTTTTGGCCTGGCATGCAGCTCAATACGCTGAAGTTGGAAACCAAGTAAAATTGGAAATTAAATACTCCCAAGAAAGTATAACTGACCCGATGCAAATCGATGGCACCACCGTGACTATTGCTGCCCCTAATGGCCGCAAATGGGTCGTCCCAGTAAACTGCCTCCACGAGAGCAAAATGCTTAATAGATCTGAATTAGGCCCAGAGGTTTCATGGTATAATCAGGATTATGGGCGCTGCCCACACCTGATCATAAACCTCCAGGTGTGGTGTCGAGGAAACCTGAGCATAGAAATGTCCCCTGAGCTTGGAGGAAAGTGGTGGATAGGAGGCCctgaaggatttaaaaaagaGTTTACCATCATTGCTGTTTTGCGCCCCTTTGTTTCCAAAATAGGCCCTTATGTAGTCAAGCAAAATCACATCCAAGAGCTGTTGACCGGGCCTGTTCGGTCACTGAAGAAGGTAGTGTTGTCTCTATCCACTGTTAATATTTCATCCATCAGACCGCACTGTAGCCCCTTTCTATCCACCCTCAACACCGGCTGGCTGGCGTGGCTCCATAGCCGCTCCATCCAGCAGACCCGGGCCAGGAGAGACCTGCTGGCCACGGCgctgggaggaggaggcgcTGGGCTAGGAGTCCTCAACAGCATGAATGTTGAGGTCTTGGCCAACAAGTTGGAGGCTGTCACCTCAGGTGTGCAAGGTCTCCTCAACCCCCTGAATTCATCCCTGGCCAGCCTCGGGATGGGGCAGTGGCTTGTGTCAGAGGTGTTGCCCACATGGGAACAAATAAGCGAGAAAGACCATGAGGTGCTGCTTCAAGCACTGGGCATCGAACAAAATAACGTCTCTCTTGCTCTTAGTTGCATCCAGGCCCAGATGTGGGTGCAGAGTGTCGTTGCAGGTATCCTGAGAGATGGCGACAACGGCATCCTCCCCACCGAGATCCGAAAGATCGTGTGGGACTCGGCCACAGAGAAGGAGCGGCAGCTCCAGGCCTGGTGGAGGCTCGTCAACTTCACCCACGACCAGGTCCTCAATGCAGTCATCGCCCATGTGCTGACCGTGGCGGAGGCCCGCATCGAAAAGGTCTACCCCATCGTGGCCCTGGGGGTTAACACAAATGGGTCCGTGGTCTACCCCCTGGACCACCGCATGTGGGCGAGGGTGTCTGATGGGAAATGGCAATCAGTAGATTTGGAAGCCTGCATTTTGGAAAGGGGGCTGGGATTCATATGCGAAGATGATGCCCTTAAGGCAAGCGATGTTTGCTTTGACACCAAAGAAGGGGTGTGTCATTTTGAGATCAATCCCCAGAGCAGTAATAAAACGGTGTTAGCATACGTAGGGAaagggtgtgtgtgttttagaACGATGTGTAAATACGTGCAAATTAATGACATTTATAATCACACCGTGTTTAATGACTCAAATATGTGTGCTTGCAATGTAGCTATTATTAGAGGCTGTGATTTCGTGTATAAACCGCCCGTGTTTACTAGCCAGTTGCTAATCAGAAACTATACCTTGTATCGTAGTATTACCCCGACCCCCATCGGTATGGATTTGTCGCTTGTAAAAGAAATGTTAGAGCATGCAAATTTACAGCAGCTGTTAGAAAATGCTAAGGCAGAAGCTAAAAAGATCCTAATAACTGTACATCATGATGGTAACGTTATAAAACAGGTAATGGAACGAATTAAGAGGGTGGGAGAACACCACTGGTGGGAAATTTTCTTCGGCTGGTCCCCCACGGCCACCGGCATCTTCAACATGCTGCTGCACCCTATTGTAGTTATACTGCTAATGCAAATCTGCATGTGCTTTGCCATGGTAGTGACTTGTTACTGGATGAGGCAGGTGAAGCTCTGCATTGACAACCAGGTGAAAGGACTGGGGCTGGCCAAGCGCCTCCTACCATAG